One Gigantopelta aegis isolate Gae_Host chromosome 1, Gae_host_genome, whole genome shotgun sequence genomic region harbors:
- the LOC121370441 gene encoding neutral cholesterol ester hydrolase 1-like, with amino-acid sequence MVTVYLAIVGVLVCGIGYFLYTPFPDYMDRPWELQKVFAQIKIGAIIAAIAHTVGFGEKLDLNRKWTYKWALLSGVPSNYLEKVKITDTTFDGVPVRIYRPLSAAPDATLPALVYYHGGGWVLLDVETYDSPMAEICRQANIVVISVE; translated from the exons ATGGTCACTGTATATCTTGCTATTGTGGGAGTCTTGGTTTGTGGTATTGGGTATTTCCTGTACACCCCCTTTCCTGATTACATGGACCGACCCTGGGAGCTGCAGAAAGTGTTTGCGCAGATTAAGATCGGTGCCATCATC GCGGCAATTGCGCACACAGTTGGGTTCGGTGAAAAACTAGATCTAAACAGAAAGTGGACTTACAAATGGGCTTTACTGAGTGGTGTACCATCCAACTATCTCGAGAAAGTCAAG ATTACGGACACGACGTTTGACGGCGTCCCCGTAAGAATATACCGACCTCTCTCAGCAGCCCCAGACGCCACACTACCGGCCCTCGTCTATTACCACGGTGGTGGGTGGGTCCTACTGGATGTGG AAACCTACGACTCCCCAATGGCCGAGATTTGTCGACAGGCCAATATTGTGGTTATTTCAGTGGAGTAA